In Lolium rigidum isolate FL_2022 chromosome 7, APGP_CSIRO_Lrig_0.1, whole genome shotgun sequence, the DNA window TGTTGTCGGCGCCTGCACGGCCTACTTCCTCTCCACCCACGCCGCCTCCCCCACTGTCCCGACCCTGGTCGAGAAGTCCTCCCCCGCCTGCGCCGCCTCCGGCAAGGCCGGCGGCTTCCTCGCCCTCGACTGGAGCGACTCCACCCCCGCGCTCTCCGCGCTCGCGCGCGCCTCCTTCGCGCTCCAcggccgcctcgccgccgccctcgACGGCGCCAGCGCCTACGGTTTCCGCCCCGTCCACACCCTCTCCATCTGCCTCCCCTCCGAGCCCACTGAGCTCGCATCGCCCCACCCGCTCCTCCCTTCCTGGGTCGACCcgtccgcctccgccgcgccgccgcgcgtgcTCGGAACCCCGGACACCACCGCGCAGGTCCACCCGGGCCTCTTCACCAAGGCCGTCCTCGCCGCGTCCGGCGCCGAGGTCGTCATCGGCGAGGTGGAGCGCGTGGTGGTCCGCGAAGGGCGAGTCGTCGGCGTCGCGGTGAAGGGGCGCGGCGTGGTGGACGCCGACGCCGTGGTGCTTGCGCTCGGCCCGTGGTCCGGGCGGTTCGATTTGGTCAAGGAGGTGTTCGATGTGTCCGGGCTCAAGGCGCACAGCATCGTGCTCCGGCCGCGCAACCCTGACAAGATCACGCCGCACTGCCTGTTCCTGAGCTACCAGCCGGAGCCCGGGGCCAAGATGCTCGACCCGGAGGTCTACCCAAGGCCCACCGGTGCGCCATTTTTGCTGCCGTTGAGCTCAATTATTCTTGTGAATCAAACTGAACTGGTCTCATGCTTGTGTATGCACTAATTTCTTGTTGTTTGTCTTTGAGCAGGGGAAGTGTACATTTGTGGAATGAGCAAGGACGAGGAAGTTCCAGATGATCCGGCAACCATTGTTGGGGAGCCCGACTCGATTGCAATGCTTCACAAGATCGCCGGAAGGGTGTCCAGCCAGCTCAAGACAGAGGAGGGCGCCGAGGTGGTCGCGGAGCAGGCGTGCTACCTGCCGTGCACCAATGACGGGCTGCCGGTCATTGGGGAGATGCCCGGGGTGAAGGGATGCTACGTTGCAACCGGGCACAGCTGCTGGGGCATCCTCAATGCTCCAGCTACCGGCGCAGCACTCGCCGAGCTCATCCTCGATGGACAGGCCAAGATTGTTGATCTTACTCCCTTCAGCCCGGCAAGATTCCTCAAGAAGAGCAGGCGCGGACTGTAAACACACAGTTCCTTCGGTATAAGGTTCCAAACTCGGCAACCGAATAAAAAGCTGTCCTCGGTTGTAACATCTCCGAGGATAGAACGAATAATGTACGGATAAATAAACCTTGAGCATTTGCTGTCAGTTGTTGTGGAGATGGATAGATCTTGTTTTAGCTTATGTTGTGTGTTTACAAG includes these proteins:
- the LOC124675915 gene encoding putative oxidoreductase C1F5.03c: MASAPASSAAPPRRVVVCGGGVVGACTAYFLSTHAASPTVPTLVEKSSPACAASGKAGGFLALDWSDSTPALSALARASFALHGRLAAALDGASAYGFRPVHTLSICLPSEPTELASPHPLLPSWVDPSASAAPPRVLGTPDTTAQVHPGLFTKAVLAASGAEVVIGEVERVVVREGRVVGVAVKGRGVVDADAVVLALGPWSGRFDLVKEVFDVSGLKAHSIVLRPRNPDKITPHCLFLSYQPEPGAKMLDPEVYPRPTGEVYICGMSKDEEVPDDPATIVGEPDSIAMLHKIAGRVSSQLKTEEGAEVVAEQACYLPCTNDGLPVIGEMPGVKGCYVATGHSCWGILNAPATGAALAELILDGQAKIVDLTPFSPARFLKKSRRGL